A portion of the Pan troglodytes isolate AG18354 chromosome 10, NHGRI_mPanTro3-v2.0_pri, whole genome shotgun sequence genome contains these proteins:
- the PRPH gene encoding peripherin isoform X2 gives MSHHPSGLRAGFSSTSYRRTFGPPPSLSPGAFSYSSSSRFSSSRLLGSASPSSSVRLGSFRSPRAGAGALLRLPSERLDFSMAEALNQEFLATRSNEKQELQELNDRFANFIEKVRFLEQQNAALRGELSQARGQEPARADQLCQQELRELRRELELLGRERDRVQVERDGLAEDLAALKQRLEEETRKREDAEHNLVLFRKDVDDATLSRLELERKIESLMDEIEFLKKLHEEELRDLQVSVESQQVQQVEVEATVKPELTAALRDIRAQYESIAAKNLQEAEEWYKSKYADLSDAANRNHEALRQAKQEMNESRRQIQSLTCEVDGLRGTNEALLRQLRELEEQFALEAGGYQAGAARLEEELRQLKEEMARHLREYQELLNVKMALDIEIATYRKLLEGEESRISVPVHSFASLNIKTTVPEVEPPQDSHSRKTVLIKTIETRNGEQVVTESQKEQRSELDKSSAHSY, from the exons ATGAGCCACCACCCGTCGGGCCTCCGGGCAGGCTTCAGCTCCACCTCATACCGCCGTACCTTCGGTCCACCGCCCTCACTATCCCCCGGGGCCTTCTCCTACTCGTCCAGCTCCCGCTTCTCCAGCAGCCGCCTGCTGGGCTCCGCGTCCCCGAGCTCCTCGGTGCGCCTGGGCAGCTTCCGTAGCCCCCGAGCGGGAGCGGGCGCCCTCCTGCGCCTGCCCTCGGAGCGCCTCGACTTCTCCATGGCCGAGGCCCTCAACCAGGAGTTCCTGGCCACGCGCAGCAACGAGAAGCAGGAGCTGCAGGAGCTCAACGACCGCTTCGCCAACTTCATCGAGAAGGTACGCTTTCTGGAGCAGCAGAACGCGGCCCTGCGCGGGGAGCTGAGCCAAGCCCGGGGCCAGGAGCCGGCGCGCGCCGACCAGCTGTGCCAGCAGGAGCTGCGCGAGCTGCGGCGAGAGCTGGAGCTGTTGGGCCGCGAGCGTGACCGGGTGCAGGTGGAGCGCGACGGGCTGGCGGAGGACCTGGCGGCGCTCAAGCAGAG GTTGGAGGAGGAGACGCGCAAGCGGGAGGACGCGGAGCACAACCTCGTGCTCTTCCGCAAG GACGTGGACGATGCCACTCTGTCCCGCCTGGAACTAGAGCGCAAGATTGAGTCTCTGATGGATGAGATTGAGTTCCTCAAGAAGCTGCACGAGGAG GAGCTGCGAGACCTGCAGGTGAGTGTGGAGAGCCAGCAGGTGCAGCAGGTGGAGGTGGAAGCCACGGTGAAGCCCGAGCTGACGGCAGCGCTGAGGGACATCCGCGCGCAGTACGAGAGCATCGCCGCGAAGAACCTGCAGGAGGCGGAGGAGTGGTACAAGTCCAAG TACGCGGACCTGTCCGACGCTGCCAACCGGAACCACGAGGCCCTGCGCCAGGCCAAGCAGGAGATGAACGAGTCCCGACGCCAGATCCAGAGTCTAACGTGCGAGGTGGACGGGCTGCGCGGCACG AACGAGGCGCTGCTCAGGCAGTTGAGAGAGCTGGAGGAGCAGTTCGCCCTGGAGGCGGGGGGCTACCAGGCGGGCGCTGCGCGGCTCGAGGAGGAGCTGCGACAGCTAAAGGAGGAGATGGCGCGGCACCTGAGGGAGTACCAGGAGCTCCTCAACGTCAAGATGGCCCTGGACATCGAGATCGCCACCTACCGCAAGCTGCTGGAGGGCGAGGAGAGCCG GATCTCCGTGCCCGTCCATTCTTTTGCCTCCTTAAATATAAAGACGACTG TGCCTGAGGTGGAGCCTCCCCAGGACAGCCACAGCCGGAAGACGGTTCTGATCAAGACCATTGAGACCCGGAATGGGGAG CAGGTGGTGACAGAGTCCCAGAAGGAGCAGCGCAGTGAGCTGGACAAGTCTTCTGCCCACAGTTACTGA
- the PRPH gene encoding peripherin isoform X1, whose protein sequence is MSHHPSGLRAGFSSTSYRRTFGPPPSLSPGAFSYSSSSRFSSSRLLGSASPSSSVRLGSFRSPRAGAGALLRLPSERLDFSMAEALNQEFLATRSNEKQELQELNDRFANFIEKVRFLEQQNAALRGELSQARGQEPARADQLCQQELRELRRELELLGRERDRVQVERDGLAEDLAALKQRLEEETRKREDAEHNLVLFRKDVDDATLSRLELERKIESLMDEIEFLKKLHEEELRDLQVSVESQQVQQVEVEATVKPELTAALRDIRAQYESIAAKNLQEAEEWYKSKYADLSDAANRNHEALRQAKQEMNESRRQIQSLTCEVDGLRGTNEALLRQLRELEEQFALEAGGYQAGAARLEEELRQLKEEMARHLREYQELLNVKMALDIEIATYRKLLEGEESRISVPVHSFASLNIKTTVPEVEPPQDSHSRKTVLIKTIETRNGEVVTESQKEQRSELDKSSAHSY, encoded by the exons ATGAGCCACCACCCGTCGGGCCTCCGGGCAGGCTTCAGCTCCACCTCATACCGCCGTACCTTCGGTCCACCGCCCTCACTATCCCCCGGGGCCTTCTCCTACTCGTCCAGCTCCCGCTTCTCCAGCAGCCGCCTGCTGGGCTCCGCGTCCCCGAGCTCCTCGGTGCGCCTGGGCAGCTTCCGTAGCCCCCGAGCGGGAGCGGGCGCCCTCCTGCGCCTGCCCTCGGAGCGCCTCGACTTCTCCATGGCCGAGGCCCTCAACCAGGAGTTCCTGGCCACGCGCAGCAACGAGAAGCAGGAGCTGCAGGAGCTCAACGACCGCTTCGCCAACTTCATCGAGAAGGTACGCTTTCTGGAGCAGCAGAACGCGGCCCTGCGCGGGGAGCTGAGCCAAGCCCGGGGCCAGGAGCCGGCGCGCGCCGACCAGCTGTGCCAGCAGGAGCTGCGCGAGCTGCGGCGAGAGCTGGAGCTGTTGGGCCGCGAGCGTGACCGGGTGCAGGTGGAGCGCGACGGGCTGGCGGAGGACCTGGCGGCGCTCAAGCAGAG GTTGGAGGAGGAGACGCGCAAGCGGGAGGACGCGGAGCACAACCTCGTGCTCTTCCGCAAG GACGTGGACGATGCCACTCTGTCCCGCCTGGAACTAGAGCGCAAGATTGAGTCTCTGATGGATGAGATTGAGTTCCTCAAGAAGCTGCACGAGGAG GAGCTGCGAGACCTGCAGGTGAGTGTGGAGAGCCAGCAGGTGCAGCAGGTGGAGGTGGAAGCCACGGTGAAGCCCGAGCTGACGGCAGCGCTGAGGGACATCCGCGCGCAGTACGAGAGCATCGCCGCGAAGAACCTGCAGGAGGCGGAGGAGTGGTACAAGTCCAAG TACGCGGACCTGTCCGACGCTGCCAACCGGAACCACGAGGCCCTGCGCCAGGCCAAGCAGGAGATGAACGAGTCCCGACGCCAGATCCAGAGTCTAACGTGCGAGGTGGACGGGCTGCGCGGCACG AACGAGGCGCTGCTCAGGCAGTTGAGAGAGCTGGAGGAGCAGTTCGCCCTGGAGGCGGGGGGCTACCAGGCGGGCGCTGCGCGGCTCGAGGAGGAGCTGCGACAGCTAAAGGAGGAGATGGCGCGGCACCTGAGGGAGTACCAGGAGCTCCTCAACGTCAAGATGGCCCTGGACATCGAGATCGCCACCTACCGCAAGCTGCTGGAGGGCGAGGAGAGCCG GATCTCCGTGCCCGTCCATTCTTTTGCCTCCTTAAATATAAAGACGACTG TGCCTGAGGTGGAGCCTCCCCAGGACAGCCACAGCCGGAAGACGGTTCTGATCAAGACCATTGAGACCCGGAATGGGGAG GTGGTGACAGAGTCCCAGAAGGAGCAGCGCAGTGAGCTGGACAAGTCTTCTGCCCACAGTTACTGA